A single window of Tenericutes bacterium MZ-XQ DNA harbors:
- a CDS encoding butyrate kinase encodes MKKHLILAINPGSTSTKLAIYENENLVSEFKISHDTEKIMSYKRIIDQYDFREQVILEFLKKENVDLSKFSAIVGRGGMLKPIESGTYQVTDDMVKDMYEAKRGEHASNLGCLLAKDLADKHNIPSFVVDPVAVDEMDDHYRYTGFPELQRSSLFHALNHKAVARRRAKDLRRKYEDCNFIIAHLGGGISVAAHEKGKVIDVNNALDGDGPMSPERSGSLPAGPLYKLVFSGKYTLDEIKRKNYGKGGMVAYLGTNDGREIMEMIEKGDEKAKFIFEVMCYQIAKEIGSEATVLKGHVDEIILTGGLAYNKLLVDLVKERVEFIAPVIVYAGENEMESLALGALRVLQGEEKPKVYKS; translated from the coding sequence ATGAAAAAACACTTAATATTAGCAATTAATCCAGGATCAACATCTACAAAACTAGCAATTTATGAAAATGAAAACCTTGTTTCTGAGTTTAAGATTAGTCACGATACAGAAAAAATTATGAGCTATAAAAGAATCATCGATCAATATGATTTTAGAGAACAAGTCATTTTAGAATTCTTAAAGAAGGAAAATGTTGACTTATCAAAATTTTCAGCGATTGTTGGAAGAGGTGGTATGCTTAAACCGATTGAAAGTGGAACATATCAAGTGACTGATGATATGGTTAAAGATATGTATGAAGCAAAAAGAGGAGAGCATGCATCTAATTTAGGATGTTTGCTTGCTAAAGATTTAGCTGATAAACATAACATACCATCATTTGTCGTTGATCCAGTAGCAGTAGATGAAATGGATGATCATTATCGATATACTGGATTTCCTGAACTACAAAGAAGTTCACTATTTCATGCATTAAATCACAAAGCTGTTGCAAGAAGACGGGCAAAAGACTTAAGAAGAAAATATGAAGATTGTAATTTCATCATTGCTCATTTGGGCGGTGGTATTAGTGTTGCAGCTCATGAAAAAGGGAAAGTTATCGATGTGAATAATGCACTAGATGGAGACGGACCAATGTCTCCAGAAAGAAGTGGATCACTACCAGCTGGGCCATTATATAAGTTAGTATTTAGTGGGAAATATACACTTGATGAAATCAAAAGAAAAAATTATGGAAAAGGCGGAATGGTGGCATACCTTGGAACAAATGATGGCAGAGAAATCATGGAGATGATTGAAAAAGGTGATGAAAAAGCAAAATTTATATTTGAAGTTATGTGCTATCAAATCGCTAAAGAAATCGGAAGTGAAGCTACTGTTTTAAAAGGTCATGTAGACGAAATTATACTCACTGGCGGTTTGGCATATAATAAACTACTTGTTGATCTAGTTAAAGAGAGAGTTGAGTTTATTGCGCCAGTGATTGTCTATGCTGGAGAAAATGAAATGGAATCTTTAGCACTAGGAGCGCTTAGAGTATTACAAGGTGAAGAAAAACCGAAAGTATATAAATCATAA
- a CDS encoding tyrosine phenol-lyase — translation MNKKYVAEPYRIKMVEPIFETTKEERIELLKNAGYNPFSLKSEDVYIDLLTDSGTGAMSQEQWAAMMTADEAYAGSKSFYKLESVVKHITGYKYFIPAHQGRGAEQIVLPQLVKHKGMYFISNIHFDTTRAHVELAGARALDCVIDECFDIALEHPFKGNFDLNRLEHIVLEKGRENIAGIIMTITNNSAGGQPVSFENMMGVKKISDTYDIPLIIDGARYAENAYFIKERERGFEDLSILDIARKTFDLADIFMMSAKKDGLVNMGGIIAIKENQELFRKCQTYIVPYEGFPTYGGLSGRDMEALAQGLMEALDIRFLRHRIDQIRYLGDMLKTAGVPIQYPVGGHAVFVDCGKIAPHIPYDQFPALSVTNALYIEAGVRGVEIGSLLLGRDPDTHENLKSPIEFLRLTIPRRLYTYQHLHVVGEAMIEVFKRRDELLGYAFEYESPMLRHFTSTFKPIKKEN, via the coding sequence ATGAACAAGAAATATGTAGCAGAACCATATAGAATTAAGATGGTTGAACCTATTTTTGAAACAACAAAGGAAGAAAGAATAGAACTATTAAAAAACGCGGGATACAATCCTTTTTCTTTGAAAAGTGAAGATGTTTACATTGATTTATTGACCGATTCAGGTACGGGAGCAATGAGTCAGGAACAGTGGGCAGCGATGATGACAGCAGATGAAGCTTATGCAGGAAGTAAAAGTTTTTATAAGTTAGAAAGTGTTGTAAAACATATAACAGGATATAAATACTTTATTCCTGCCCATCAAGGCAGAGGGGCCGAACAAATCGTATTACCTCAACTTGTAAAACATAAGGGTATGTATTTTATCTCTAATATTCATTTTGATACGACAAGAGCACATGTAGAACTCGCAGGTGCAAGAGCTCTTGATTGCGTGATTGATGAATGTTTTGATATAGCATTAGAGCATCCATTTAAAGGGAATTTTGATTTAAATAGACTCGAGCATATAGTCCTTGAAAAAGGTAGAGAAAATATTGCTGGTATTATCATGACCATCACGAATAATAGTGCTGGTGGACAACCTGTAAGTTTTGAAAATATGATGGGTGTAAAAAAAATCAGTGACACATATGATATTCCTCTAATTATAGATGGAGCGAGATATGCAGAAAATGCTTATTTTATAAAAGAAAGAGAAAGAGGGTTTGAAGATTTATCTATCTTAGATATTGCAAGAAAAACATTTGATTTAGCAGATATTTTTATGATGAGTGCTAAAAAAGATGGTTTAGTCAATATGGGTGGAATTATTGCGATTAAAGAGAATCAAGAGTTGTTTAGAAAGTGTCAAACATATATCGTACCATATGAAGGGTTTCCTACTTATGGTGGGTTAAGTGGTAGAGATATGGAGGCTTTGGCACAAGGATTGATGGAAGCCTTGGATATTCGATTTTTGAGACATCGGATTGATCAAATCAGATATCTAGGGGATATGTTGAAAACAGCTGGAGTCCCTATTCAATATCCTGTCGGAGGTCATGCAGTTTTTGTAGACTGTGGAAAGATTGCTCCACATATTCCCTATGATCAGTTTCCTGCGCTCAGTGTTACAAATGCACTTTATATAGAAGCGGGTGTTAGAGGTGTAGAGATTGGTTCTCTGCTTTTGGGTAGAGACCCAGATACACATGAGAATTTGAAAAGCCCTATCGAGTTTTTAAGATTAACTATTCCTAGAAGACTTTATACATATCAGCATCTACATGTAGTTGGAGAAGCGATGATTGAAGTGTTTAAAAGAAGAGATGAACTTTTAGGTTATGCGTTTGAGTATGAATCACCAATGCTTAGACATTTTACATCAACATTTAAACCCATAAAGAAGGAGAATTAA
- a CDS encoding cysteine synthase: protein MHNMIGNTPLLILRYQYHGEERVIYAKAEFYNLTGSIKDRMAKHIIEESYKDGTLRRGMPIVEATSGNTGISFSALGAMNEHPVHIFMPEWMTNERKQMIKKYGAILHEVSHEQGGFEGAVALADAFALENNGFRPQQFRNEYNVDAHYKTTGLEICTQLKKIGIEPDGFIAGVGSGGTIMGVRKRLIQCHPHLKVFPLEPFESPILSKGLKGIDHRIHGIGDGFIPDILKTELLEKPIVVHDGDAILMSQMLAKKLGLGVGISSGANFLGAVMLQNTYGKDFKIVTVFSDDSKKYLSSDLTKEVSVESDFISPNIKLIDVDGECVCDTRIIQGTCYKEFGR from the coding sequence ATGCATAATATGATAGGTAATACCCCCTTATTAATCTTAAGATATCAGTATCATGGAGAAGAACGAGTCATTTATGCAAAAGCTGAGTTTTATAATCTTACAGGATCTATTAAAGATAGGATGGCTAAACATATTATAGAAGAATCTTATAAGGATGGAACGTTAAGAAGAGGAATGCCGATTGTCGAAGCTACAAGTGGAAACACAGGAATTTCATTTAGCGCTTTAGGTGCAATGAATGAACATCCGGTACATATATTTATGCCCGAATGGATGACTAACGAGCGTAAACAAATGATTAAGAAGTATGGTGCTATACTTCATGAAGTTAGTCATGAGCAAGGTGGTTTCGAAGGTGCAGTAGCATTAGCTGATGCGTTTGCACTAGAAAACAACGGTTTTAGACCTCAGCAATTCAGAAATGAATATAATGTCGATGCTCATTATAAAACGACCGGACTTGAGATATGTACACAACTTAAAAAAATAGGCATTGAACCAGATGGTTTTATTGCAGGTGTAGGATCTGGAGGCACAATCATGGGTGTTAGAAAACGTTTAATCCAGTGTCATCCTCATTTGAAAGTTTTTCCACTAGAACCATTTGAATCTCCAATTTTATCAAAGGGTTTAAAAGGTATTGATCATAGGATTCACGGGATTGGCGATGGATTTATACCTGATATATTGAAGACTGAGTTGCTAGAAAAACCAATCGTAGTTCATGATGGTGATGCAATTCTAATGTCACAAATGCTTGCTAAAAAATTAGGTTTAGGTGTTGGTATATCAAGCGGTGCTAATTTTTTAGGTGCAGTTATGCTCCAAAACACTTATGGTAAGGACTTTAAAATCGTTACCGTGTTTAGTGACGATTCAAAGAAATATCTCTCATCAGACTTAACAAAAGAGGTTTCAGTTGAATCAGATTTTATTTCTCCTAACATTAAACTTATTGATGTCGATGGGGAATGTGTTTGCGATACTAGAATTATTCAAGGTACTTGTTATAAAGAGTTTGGTAGATAA
- a CDS encoding GNAT family N-acetyltransferase: MMNNIILKKDEFTIRRTDISDAELVLAYIKKIAAYEKMSDLVVADVNDIQVSIYEKKQAEVVIAEVDDKPIGFMLYFFSYSTFWGRANLYLEDLFIDEPYRHKGYGKLMFKALGKIAIENNCKRIDWMCLDWNKKSIEFYESLGAKALNEWITFRLEDEDIHKLI, translated from the coding sequence ATGATGAATAACATTATATTAAAAAAAGATGAGTTTACGATTAGAAGAACTGATATAAGTGATGCTGAGTTAGTATTAGCATATATAAAAAAAATCGCAGCATATGAAAAAATGAGCGACTTGGTGGTTGCAGATGTAAATGATATTCAAGTATCGATATATGAAAAGAAACAAGCAGAAGTTGTTATTGCAGAAGTAGATGACAAACCTATCGGATTCATGCTTTATTTTTTTTCGTACTCTACGTTTTGGGGTAGGGCAAATTTATATTTAGAAGATCTATTTATTGATGAACCTTATAGACACAAAGGATATGGGAAACTCATGTTTAAAGCACTGGGAAAGATTGCGATTGAAAATAATTGTAAGAGAATCGATTGGATGTGTCTAGATTGGAATAAAAAATCTATTGAGTTTTATGAGAGTTTAGGTGCTAAGGCTTTAAATGAATGGATCACTTTTAGATTAGAGGATGAAGATATTCATAAGTTGATATAA
- a CDS encoding 2'-5' RNA ligase has product MRIFVGIDIPDHIKEAIQIESSKFLKYCESFRQVEHHLYHVTLKFLGELSVSDLEDLEDILRASLKGYKAFDVHLKDLGYFEKKDGNILWMGMGLGVGKLKELHKAIDDKINERFQLEKGFFSPHVTLARKVIVKDLNTFKKNKTREFIFEAKEVVIFYSHHVDDALTYTPMTKIKLD; this is encoded by the coding sequence ATGAGAATATTTGTAGGCATTGATATACCAGATCATATTAAAGAAGCAATCCAGATTGAATCAAGCAAGTTTTTAAAGTACTGTGAATCATTCAGACAAGTTGAGCATCATCTTTATCATGTAACATTAAAGTTTTTAGGCGAACTTAGTGTGAGTGACTTAGAAGATTTAGAAGATATTTTAAGAGCTTCTTTAAAAGGATATAAAGCATTTGATGTTCACCTTAAAGATTTAGGGTATTTTGAAAAGAAAGACGGAAATATCTTATGGATGGGTATGGGACTAGGTGTAGGAAAACTTAAGGAACTCCATAAAGCAATAGACGATAAGATTAATGAGCGGTTCCAACTTGAAAAAGGTTTTTTTAGTCCACATGTTACGCTTGCTAGAAAAGTGATTGTTAAAGATTTGAATACATTTAAGAAAAATAAGACAAGAGAGTTTATTTTTGAAGCTAAAGAGGTTGTCATATTTTATAGTCATCATGTGGATGATGCTTTAACCTATACACCAATGACAAAGATTAAATTAGATTAA
- a CDS encoding oxidoreductase — MNWVLPIVLVSVLIVISLVLILVEKLLGGGGEKVITINDETKIPVKGDDTVLNTLSSEKIFIPSACGGKATCGLCKFKLVGGDGHLKPTEEPFISEEEREEGVRLSCQVKVKSDMKILLPKGLLNAKEYKTVVSHVSDLTYDIKLVRFKLIEPKEMDFKPGQYVQIQVPGIEVIRAYSIASDPKNKSEIELIIRLVPNGQATTFVHKAMEVGDKIIITGPYGDFFLREDSNKDMICIAGGSGKAPIRSILYALQARGMHRKVKYFFGARSKRDLYYTEEFRALEKEFPNFQYIPALSEPLPEDEWDGDVGLITDVVDRHTKDLSDVEGYLCGSPGMIKACINVLKKHDMKDDNILFDNFS; from the coding sequence ATGAATTGGGTATTACCTATTGTTTTAGTTAGTGTATTAATTGTCATCTCTTTAGTTCTTATTTTAGTTGAAAAATTACTAGGTGGTGGTGGTGAAAAAGTCATCACAATCAACGATGAAACTAAAATACCTGTTAAAGGTGATGACACAGTTTTAAATACATTATCAAGCGAGAAAATATTTATCCCATCTGCATGTGGCGGTAAAGCAACATGTGGCTTATGTAAGTTTAAATTAGTTGGTGGAGATGGACATTTAAAACCAACAGAAGAACCATTTATTAGCGAAGAAGAAAGAGAAGAAGGCGTGAGACTTTCTTGTCAAGTAAAAGTAAAGAGTGATATGAAAATATTATTACCTAAAGGTTTGTTAAACGCTAAGGAGTATAAGACAGTTGTATCGCATGTTTCTGATTTAACTTATGATATTAAACTGGTTAGATTTAAATTAATTGAACCAAAAGAGATGGATTTTAAACCTGGACAATATGTGCAAATTCAAGTGCCTGGGATTGAAGTGATCAGAGCTTATTCAATTGCATCTGATCCAAAAAATAAGAGTGAAATTGAACTTATCATCCGTTTAGTTCCAAATGGACAAGCAACAACATTTGTTCATAAAGCTATGGAAGTAGGCGATAAAATCATCATTACAGGGCCTTACGGAGACTTTTTCTTAAGGGAAGACTCAAATAAAGATATGATTTGTATTGCTGGTGGATCTGGAAAGGCACCGATCAGATCGATTTTATATGCACTTCAAGCTAGAGGTATGCATCGTAAAGTTAAGTACTTCTTTGGAGCTCGATCGAAGCGTGATTTATATTATACAGAAGAGTTTAGAGCGCTTGAAAAAGAGTTTCCAAACTTTCAGTATATTCCAGCACTTTCAGAACCACTTCCAGAAGATGAGTGGGATGGAGATGTTGGTTTAATTACTGATGTTGTTGATCGTCATACCAAAGATTTAAGTGATGTAGAAGGTTATCTATGTGGTTCACCAGGTATGATTAAAGCATGTATTAATGTATTAAAGAAACATGATATGAAAGATGACAACATTTTATTTGATAACTTTAGTTAA
- a CDS encoding NADH:ubiquinone reductase (Na(+)-transporting) subunit E, with amino-acid sequence MNIIELFISSILNNNIALVFILGMCPLIAISTSVKNAKGMGIAVVFVVTITAVINYPIYQLLLATNTEFISLIVFIITIAAVVQLLEIFLEKFSPRLYNAFGIFLPLITVNCVVLAVSLFFVNRDYTFLETVSFSFGSGVGWMIAIILVAGLREKLAKISNPPKGLRGKAIVFIILGILALAFMGFTGLV; translated from the coding sequence ATGAATATTATTGAACTATTTATATCGTCAATATTAAATAATAATATTGCACTTGTTTTCATTTTGGGTATGTGTCCTTTGATTGCAATCTCTACGAGTGTTAAAAATGCTAAAGGGATGGGAATTGCAGTTGTATTTGTTGTGACTATTACTGCTGTTATCAATTATCCGATTTATCAATTGTTACTTGCTACAAATACTGAATTTATCAGTTTAATCGTGTTTATTATCACAATTGCAGCTGTTGTACAATTGCTAGAGATATTCTTAGAAAAATTTTCACCAAGATTATATAATGCATTTGGGATTTTCTTACCACTGATCACAGTAAACTGTGTTGTATTAGCAGTTTCATTGTTTTTCGTCAATAGAGATTATACATTTTTAGAAACTGTATCCTTTTCATTTGGATCTGGTGTTGGTTGGATGATCGCGATTATTTTAGTTGCAGGTTTAAGAGAAAAGCTTGCGAAGATTTCTAATCCACCTAAAGGATTAAGAGGAAAAGCAATCGTATTTATTATCTTAGGTATCTTAGCATTAGCATTTATGGGCTTTACAGGATTAGTATAA
- a CDS encoding NADH:ubiquinone reductase (Na(+)-transporting) subunit D: MKLIRIKYKKWFNIFKDGVATSNPIAIAVLGICSALAVSNRVENAIAMGLGVTFVVMASSATVSLIRNFIPGKVRMVTYMVIISTFVIIVQLFLQSYFPQIADSLDAYVGLIITNCIVMGRAEAFAAKNPVKYSLIDGAASGLGYALVLVAVASVREILAFGTFLGTRVVGPDWINWVAMTMAPGGFFVLGLMIWGIRVMTKNYETNI, encoded by the coding sequence ATGAAATTAATTAGAATTAAGTATAAGAAATGGTTTAACATTTTTAAAGATGGTGTTGCGACAAGCAATCCAATTGCTATAGCTGTTTTAGGGATTTGTTCTGCGTTAGCAGTTTCAAATCGTGTAGAAAACGCAATAGCTATGGGTTTAGGTGTTACATTTGTTGTGATGGCAAGTTCTGCAACGGTTTCTTTGATTAGAAACTTTATTCCTGGAAAAGTAAGAATGGTAACTTACATGGTTATTATTTCTACATTTGTTATTATCGTACAGTTATTTTTGCAATCATATTTTCCACAAATTGCAGATTCACTTGATGCATATGTTGGACTAATTATTACAAACTGTATTGTTATGGGACGTGCTGAAGCTTTTGCTGCTAAAAACCCAGTTAAATATTCTTTAATTGATGGAGCAGCAAGTGGTCTAGGTTATGCACTTGTTTTAGTAGCTGTTGCGTCTGTTCGTGAAATATTAGCATTTGGTACTTTCTTAGGTACTCGTGTTGTTGGACCAGATTGGATTAACTGGGTTGCAATGACAATGGCTCCAGGTGGGTTCTTTGTATTAGGACTTATGATATGGGGCATTAGAGTAATGACCAAGAATTACGAAACAAATATATAG